Proteins co-encoded in one Bacteroidota bacterium genomic window:
- a CDS encoding PorT family protein — protein sequence MNRSNTKINKIVKLALAVLLAITIGNQMTAQKNIHFGLKVVPGVYWLSSTEDSTKNDGTRFGFGYGAMLEFGLTDNYYLVTGVDMVAAGAKSITDIKAGTLTGTSASNFNIQYLQIPLFLKMKTKEIGMIKYFGQFGLGTGFALSVKNSWTTTIGTTVTTGSDTKKDNIFPLRESLLIGLGLEFNIAGSTSIVAGATFDNGFTPLLKKEDSNGKELPSLKSKGVTFTVGVLF from the coding sequence ATGAACCGATCAAATACAAAAATTAACAAAATTGTAAAACTTGCATTAGCAGTTTTATTGGCAATAACTATTGGAAATCAAATGACTGCTCAAAAAAACATTCATTTTGGTTTAAAAGTCGTTCCTGGTGTATACTGGCTGAGCTCCACCGAAGATTCTACTAAAAATGATGGTACAAGATTTGGATTTGGATATGGCGCTATGCTTGAATTCGGGCTGACTGACAACTACTACCTTGTTACAGGTGTTGATATGGTTGCGGCGGGAGCTAAAAGTATAACAGATATTAAAGCCGGAACGCTTACAGGCACCAGCGCTTCAAATTTCAATATCCAATATCTCCAAATACCTCTTTTTTTGAAAATGAAAACCAAGGAAATAGGAATGATAAAATATTTTGGCCAGTTTGGTTTAGGTACCGGGTTTGCACTGAGCGTTAAAAACTCATGGACCACTACCATCGGAACTACCGTTACCACAGGTTCTGATACTAAAAAGGACAACATATTCCCTTTACGTGAATCATTGCTTATCGGACTCGGACTTGAATTTAACATCGCTGGAAGCACCTCTATAGTTGCAGGGGCCACTTTCGATAATGGGTTTACTCCTTTACTAAAGAAGGAAGATTCGAACGGAAAAGAACTTCCATCGCTTAAATCAAAGGGTGTGACATTTACTGTAGGCGTTTTGTTCTAG
- a CDS encoding ComF family protein — MTHKSFLHDLNINPGKFIMIRDFISLVFPTLCAACGEGLYKGEEDICTKCLFDLPKTNYHLNHDNPVARLLWGRVNVLKAASYYRFAKGGKVSEMIHRFKYKGQKNIGITIGKQFAHELKETDWLNGIDAIVPVPLHKAKLKKRGYNQSEYFAIGISTVSDIPVLSNVLLRTTASETQTRRSRYLRWKNVESIFKVDRIEQIRGKSILLVDDVVTTGATIEACAQRILEIPDTKVSVATMAYATL; from the coding sequence ATGACGCACAAAAGCTTCTTACACGATCTAAATATAAACCCAGGTAAGTTTATAATGATCCGCGATTTTATTTCTCTTGTTTTTCCTACACTGTGTGCCGCTTGCGGCGAAGGGCTTTATAAAGGAGAAGAGGATATCTGTACGAAGTGCTTATTTGATCTGCCTAAAACAAATTATCACTTGAATCATGATAATCCTGTGGCGCGTTTGCTTTGGGGCAGAGTAAATGTATTGAAGGCCGCTTCGTACTACCGGTTTGCTAAAGGAGGTAAGGTTTCGGAGATGATCCACAGGTTCAAATATAAAGGACAAAAGAATATAGGAATAACGATCGGGAAGCAATTTGCCCATGAACTTAAGGAGACAGACTGGTTGAATGGAATTGATGCGATTGTGCCGGTCCCACTTCATAAAGCTAAATTGAAAAAAAGAGGATATAACCAAAGTGAATATTTTGCGATCGGTATTTCCACGGTGTCGGATATTCCGGTTCTGAGCAATGTGTTGTTGCGAACTACGGCATCCGAAACACAAACGAGGCGATCGCGTTACCTGCGTTGGAAAAATGTGGAATCAATCTTTAAAGTGGATAGAATTGAACAGATAAGGGGAAAAAGTATTTTATTGGTTGACGATGTAGTAACTACAGGTGCAACTATTGAGGCCTGTGCACAACGCATTTTGGAAATTCCGGACACAAAAGTAAGCGTAGCGACAATGGCTTATGCTACATTATAA
- a CDS encoding GAF domain-containing protein yields MAESITIVGGNKQEKYSSLIPQIKALVEGETDIVANLSNIMAALKQGLGFLWVGVYFVKGNELVLGPFQGPVACTRIKPGKGVCGTAWKEKQILIVPDVDQFPGHIACSGDSRSEIVLPAMNKSGEVLMVLDVDSDQLNDFDETDKMYLQEVVTIIERII; encoded by the coding sequence ATGGCCGAATCAATTACAATAGTTGGGGGAAATAAACAAGAGAAGTATTCGTCGCTTATACCCCAGATAAAAGCGCTTGTAGAAGGAGAGACTGATATTGTTGCCAACTTGTCAAATATTATGGCTGCCTTAAAGCAAGGGCTGGGCTTTTTATGGGTAGGAGTCTATTTTGTAAAAGGAAATGAGTTGGTTTTGGGTCCGTTCCAGGGGCCGGTGGCGTGTACGCGAATTAAGCCGGGAAAAGGTGTTTGCGGAACTGCATGGAAGGAGAAGCAAATATTGATCGTTCCTGATGTGGATCAGTTTCCCGGTCACATTGCGTGCAGCGGCGATTCAAGATCCGAGATCGTGCTGCCCGCAATGAATAAAAGTGGTGAAGTTCTAATGGTTTTGGATGTGGATAGTGATCAGTTGAATGATTTTGATGAAACTGATAAAATGTATTTGCAGGAAGTGGTTACGATAATAGAACGAATTATTTGA
- a CDS encoding Ig-like domain-containing protein, which yields MQIKKRCNRVKQRYLNISEYKSAHLLICILLFSCAQIVNPGGGAVDRTPPKALKYLPDSAALNFRSKQVRILFNEYIQLKDVNNQLIISPPLRHQPEVKVKNKELVVDIEDTLAANTTYAFNFGSSIADITEGNAIDNFQYVFSTGPFIDSLMLSGTVKDAFTLGPEKGVLVMIYNTFEDSVPLKKLPNHFAKTKEDGSFRINNIRAGKYKVFALKDANANYLYDSQEESIAFLDTLVDMKKNVSVNLFLFKEVPKRQFIKRAAAIEFGHIQIIFNKPVLDLQLTPVNFVPKNSDWKIEEFSKTKDTLDLWLPDFERDSIRLIVSDDKKVLDTLEIAIPPKVNKGKGNKFQLTYTTNLGSNLFDLNKSVILTFNHPLKGAIDQSIVALSEDSVKQSSVFLLGGYNSRKIELKLSYMSPWKENSEYKILILPGKITDLFGLKNDSILIKFKTQELKNYGTIKLSIGLGHSIKKYILNMINDKGNLIDKYTLSGDSSEVYFRYLTPGNYRLKLIYNTIENDGWDTGNYLYHQQPEKVIYSSPITIRSNWDLEQVWEIKE from the coding sequence ATGCAGATTAAAAAAAGATGTAATAGGGTAAAGCAACGCTATTTGAATATTTCTGAATATAAATCTGCACATCTGCTTATATGCATATTATTATTTTCCTGTGCCCAGATTGTAAATCCTGGTGGAGGGGCTGTAGATCGTACACCGCCCAAAGCGTTAAAGTACCTGCCCGATAGCGCCGCTCTCAATTTCAGATCGAAACAGGTTCGCATTCTGTTCAATGAGTACATACAATTAAAGGATGTTAATAATCAATTGATCATCTCTCCGCCCCTTAGGCATCAGCCGGAAGTTAAAGTGAAAAACAAGGAGCTGGTTGTTGATATTGAAGATACCCTTGCCGCCAATACCACATACGCTTTTAATTTTGGAAGCTCTATTGCAGATATTACCGAAGGCAATGCAATAGATAATTTTCAGTATGTGTTTTCGACCGGACCTTTTATCGATTCCTTAATGTTATCCGGAACTGTTAAGGATGCCTTTACGCTTGGGCCTGAAAAAGGTGTATTGGTAATGATATACAATACGTTTGAGGACTCTGTCCCGCTTAAAAAATTACCGAACCACTTTGCCAAAACGAAAGAGGATGGATCGTTTCGCATCAATAATATCCGTGCAGGTAAGTATAAAGTGTTCGCGTTGAAAGATGCCAATGCCAATTATTTGTATGACAGCCAGGAAGAAAGCATTGCTTTTTTGGACACACTGGTTGATATGAAAAAAAACGTAAGTGTTAATTTGTTTTTATTCAAAGAGGTTCCGAAAAGGCAATTTATTAAACGCGCAGCAGCCATTGAGTTTGGACATATTCAGATCATTTTCAATAAACCGGTTTTAGATCTGCAACTCACACCTGTAAATTTTGTTCCAAAGAATTCAGATTGGAAAATTGAAGAGTTCAGCAAAACAAAAGATACACTTGATCTTTGGTTGCCCGATTTTGAAAGGGATTCCATTCGTTTAATTGTAAGTGATGATAAGAAGGTGTTGGATACATTGGAAATAGCTATACCTCCGAAGGTAAATAAGGGTAAGGGTAATAAATTTCAGTTAACATATACAACAAATTTGGGCAGCAATTTGTTTGATTTGAATAAGTCGGTAATATTAACATTTAATCATCCATTGAAAGGGGCTATAGATCAGTCTATTGTTGCCTTATCCGAGGACTCTGTTAAACAGTCGTCGGTTTTTTTGTTGGGAGGTTATAATTCCAGAAAGATAGAATTGAAATTAAGCTATATGTCTCCATGGAAGGAAAATTCAGAATATAAAATATTAATATTGCCGGGTAAAATCACAGATTTATTTGGATTAAAGAATGATTCCATATTAATTAAATTCAAAACCCAGGAACTAAAAAATTATGGTACAATTAAGCTTAGTATTGGGTTAGGGCATTCAATTAAGAAATACATTCTTAATATGATTAATGATAAGGGAAATCTCATTGACAAATACACTTTATCAGGGGATAGTAGTGAAGTGTATTTTCGGTATTTAACACCTGGAAATTACAGACTAAAACTAATTTATAATACAATTGAAAATGATGGTTGGGATACAGGTAATTACCTGTATCATCAACAACCCGAAAAGGTGATCTATTCCAGCCCAATTACCATCCGTTCCAACTGGGATTTGGAGCAAGTATGGGAGATTAAAGAATAA
- a CDS encoding carboxypeptidase-like regulatory domain-containing protein: MKIFPLLVTFTFFATSLIAQTGGIRGTILTEKGEALPFAGIYVVDTKSGTSSNSDAKFEIKLNPGEYQLVIQCLGYKTEKQTVKVSNEWVDLNIILTATSYTLGEARVGLKDEDPAYSIMRKAISMAKFYKYQVQEYSAKAYIKGFFKLKHIPFQWIVKKFDKENDLDTGKIYLTENVSEITFKQPNTYKEKVLSVSSNQTEKVPSPERYVNGSFYEPAIGSAISPLSPRAFSYYSFRLEGSYYEGNHQINKIKVTPRSKGDDVFEGHIYILDNLWSIHSINLAVTHEGITFVITQLYNEIQDKVWMPLTQSYVVYGNYLGFRFDAKYQVVSKNYKIKLNESLRIPAEIIDEKTEKEKLNETTHVKSKDQKELENLLQSEKKFTRKDMQKLMKIYEKEEAKRSESPEIVSERSLIIDSLAYKRDSSYWEAERAIPLSEKEVKSYEVKDSLISIEKKVKSDSIRKNKKMFTVNPEEFKFRIDSTSSIAWVLPFTSVNYNTVEEFNCTSGLIYRKKFRTKNMLTLSPMARYSSARGLFTGKATISFQYGMDKNSGSIIAEAGRYVSQFNSSNPISYFVNGTATLLFESNFMKLYEKEYYRLELSQKLSDKLFLSANGELANRYMLSNSRSAITFIDWKEYSYSSNSPANNELRNTDFTANQAFIAGVSLKYYVWKKYYINNGVRKASRAPAPEIKLSYQKGFEGILNSSVDFDLVEIGASYRYKMAARGTVNMEINLGKFLNNNRMYFMDYKHFMGNLTYIQQNTAGYHMLDYYKYSTQNNFAEAFLHLQPAKLLITQFMLPRMIGLKEDLIVNYLYTPTSKNYMELGYGIDQIFRGLRLEVVSSFAGFQYQSLGFRIGFSTRISSRN, translated from the coding sequence ATGAAAATATTCCCGCTATTAGTAACCTTTACATTTTTTGCTACTAGCCTGATCGCCCAGACCGGCGGAATAAGAGGCACCATACTTACTGAAAAAGGTGAAGCTCTTCCGTTTGCAGGAATTTATGTGGTGGATACAAAGTCGGGCACCTCAAGCAATTCCGATGCAAAATTTGAAATTAAACTTAACCCCGGCGAATACCAACTGGTGATACAGTGCTTAGGTTACAAAACCGAAAAACAAACGGTAAAAGTTTCGAATGAATGGGTTGATCTTAACATCATTCTGACGGCAACATCATATACCCTGGGAGAAGCGAGAGTAGGTTTGAAGGATGAAGACCCGGCCTACTCCATCATGCGCAAAGCCATTTCAATGGCCAAGTTTTACAAATACCAGGTACAGGAATATTCGGCCAAAGCATATATAAAGGGTTTTTTTAAACTTAAACATATTCCATTTCAATGGATCGTTAAAAAATTTGATAAAGAAAACGACCTCGATACAGGCAAAATATATTTAACCGAGAATGTAAGTGAGATAACTTTTAAACAACCCAATACATATAAAGAAAAAGTTCTTTCTGTGAGTTCCAACCAAACTGAAAAAGTCCCCAGTCCTGAACGATACGTGAATGGAAGTTTTTATGAACCAGCCATCGGCTCTGCCATATCTCCGCTATCACCACGTGCATTTTCTTACTATAGCTTCAGACTGGAAGGCTCTTATTACGAAGGCAATCACCAGATAAATAAAATAAAAGTTACACCCCGATCAAAAGGCGATGATGTATTTGAAGGACACATATACATATTAGATAACCTATGGAGCATTCACAGCATAAATCTTGCCGTCACTCACGAAGGGATCACTTTTGTAATTACTCAATTATATAACGAAATACAGGATAAAGTGTGGATGCCTTTAACCCAAAGCTATGTTGTGTATGGAAATTACCTGGGATTCAGATTCGATGCGAAATACCAGGTAGTATCGAAGAACTACAAAATAAAACTCAATGAATCACTTCGGATTCCCGCGGAAATAATTGATGAAAAAACAGAAAAAGAAAAACTGAATGAAACCACCCATGTGAAATCAAAAGATCAGAAAGAATTGGAGAATCTACTGCAAAGTGAAAAAAAATTCACACGCAAGGATATGCAGAAGCTGATGAAAATATACGAAAAGGAAGAAGCAAAGCGATCAGAATCACCTGAAATTGTTTCTGAAAGGTCATTAATTATTGACTCATTGGCATACAAACGGGACAGCTCTTATTGGGAAGCAGAACGCGCCATTCCACTTTCAGAAAAAGAAGTGAAAAGCTATGAGGTAAAAGACAGCCTGATCTCAATTGAGAAAAAAGTAAAAAGTGATTCGATCCGGAAAAATAAAAAAATGTTTACTGTAAATCCGGAGGAATTCAAATTCAGAATAGATTCAACAAGTTCAATAGCATGGGTGCTGCCTTTTACATCGGTCAATTACAATACCGTTGAAGAATTCAATTGCACATCAGGTTTGATCTACAGGAAGAAATTCAGGACTAAAAATATGCTCACCCTCTCTCCTATGGCCAGGTACTCATCGGCAAGAGGACTTTTCACCGGCAAAGCAACAATTTCCTTTCAATACGGAATGGACAAAAATTCGGGAAGTATTATAGCTGAAGCAGGAAGGTACGTCAGCCAGTTTAATTCCTCTAACCCCATCAGTTACTTCGTAAACGGAACTGCCACACTTCTTTTTGAAAGCAACTTTATGAAATTATATGAAAAAGAATATTACAGATTAGAATTATCTCAAAAATTAAGTGACAAATTATTTCTTTCTGCAAACGGCGAACTGGCTAACCGATATATGCTGAGCAATTCACGATCGGCAATTACTTTCATTGATTGGAAAGAATATTCATATTCATCCAATTCACCGGCAAATAATGAACTCCGGAATACTGACTTCACTGCTAACCAGGCATTTATTGCAGGTGTGTCCTTAAAATATTATGTATGGAAAAAATACTACATAAATAACGGCGTAAGAAAAGCCTCACGCGCGCCTGCACCCGAGATCAAACTCAGTTACCAAAAAGGTTTTGAGGGAATATTAAATAGCAGTGTCGACTTCGATCTCGTGGAAATTGGCGCCAGTTATCGATACAAAATGGCAGCACGAGGGACAGTTAACATGGAAATAAATCTGGGAAAGTTTTTGAACAACAACAGAATGTATTTTATGGACTATAAGCATTTCATGGGCAATTTAACCTATATACAACAAAACACAGCAGGCTATCATATGCTTGACTATTACAAATACTCAACCCAAAATAATTTCGCAGAAGCATTTTTACACCTTCAGCCTGCCAAATTACTTATTACACAATTTATGTTACCCCGGATGATCGGGCTAAAAGAAGACCTGATAGTAAATTACCTCTATACCCCTACCTCAAAAAATTATATGGAACTGGGGTACGGTATTGATCAGATCTTTCGAGGCCTCAGACTGGAAGTAGTTTCGTCATTTGCCGGTTTTCAATATCAATCCCTTGGATTCAGAATCGGGTTTTCAACGCGTATTAGCAGTAGGAATTAA
- a CDS encoding amidohydrolase, translating to MKNLSITIIQSHLYWENIDKNLEMFSQKIAALTEQTDLIVLPEMFNTGFTMNTGSVAEQMNEKTMQWMSQLSKEKKCVLTGSLIIRENGRYYNRLIWMRPNGTFETYDKRHLFRMAKEDNYFTSGNKRIITELNGWRICPLICYDLRFPVWSRNKWEKKIPTTDPKNSSLLADYDVLLYIANWPERRSHPWRSLLIARAIENQAYVTGLNRIGADGNDITHSGDSAIINFKGETLSKTRANEESVETISLNYAELEEFRKTFPVGLDADNYSIQL from the coding sequence ATGAAAAACCTGAGCATCACAATTATTCAAAGCCATCTGTACTGGGAAAATATCGACAAAAATCTCGAAATGTTCTCACAAAAAATTGCTGCCCTCACAGAACAAACCGACCTCATTGTGCTGCCTGAAATGTTCAATACCGGGTTCACCATGAACACCGGATCCGTTGCCGAGCAAATGAATGAAAAAACCATGCAATGGATGTCGCAACTCAGTAAAGAAAAAAAATGCGTTTTAACCGGCAGTCTCATCATCAGAGAAAATGGCAGGTACTACAACCGCTTAATATGGATGAGACCCAATGGAACTTTTGAAACATACGACAAACGCCACTTGTTCCGCATGGCCAAAGAGGACAATTATTTTACATCCGGTAACAAACGTATCATTACAGAGTTGAATGGCTGGAGAATCTGTCCTTTGATCTGTTACGACCTTCGGTTTCCGGTTTGGAGCAGGAACAAATGGGAGAAAAAAATACCCACTACCGACCCCAAAAATTCCAGCTTACTGGCCGATTATGATGTTCTATTGTATATAGCTAACTGGCCGGAACGCAGGTCCCATCCATGGAGATCATTGCTCATTGCCCGCGCCATTGAAAACCAGGCATACGTAACCGGGCTGAACAGAATAGGAGCTGACGGAAATGACATAACTCACTCCGGCGACTCGGCAATAATTAACTTCAAAGGAGAAACGCTGAGCAAAACAAGAGCAAATGAAGAGTCGGTAGAAACTATAAGCTTGAATTACGCGGAGTTGGAAGAGTTCAGAAAAACATTTCCGGTCGGGTTGGATGCGGATAATTATAGCATTCAGTTATAG
- a CDS encoding methionine aminotransferase encodes MPLFPGTIHSKLPKVGTTIFTVMSKMAAEHNAINLSQGFPDFSCSEELVRLVNEAMLKGNNQYAPMPGLPALREIIAQKTEKIYGTKYDPETEITVTAGATQAIYTAIAAIIREDDEVIIFEPAYDCYQPAIEVAGGKTVYLQLKAPDYSIDWNELQKVFNHRTRMIIINTPHNPTGSVLSVDDMKQLEKIVKGSDTVIISDEVYEHILFDGQLHQSAARFPHLAERSFIISSFGKTFHVTGWKVGYCVAPKNLMAEFRKVHQFLVFTVNTPVQYALAEFLKKKENYSELGNFYQKKRDQFIDMIKGSRFKFKPAIGTYFQLLDYSDITKEQDTEYAIRLIKESGIASIPISVFYHKPVDNKMLRFCFAKKDETLEKAAIILNKI; translated from the coding sequence ATGCCACTATTCCCGGGAACCATACATTCCAAGCTGCCAAAGGTAGGTACAACTATTTTTACTGTGATGTCGAAAATGGCTGCCGAACACAATGCGATTAATTTATCCCAGGGCTTCCCCGATTTTTCATGTTCAGAAGAACTTGTAAGGCTTGTAAATGAGGCTATGCTGAAAGGGAATAACCAATACGCGCCAATGCCCGGACTCCCTGCATTACGTGAAATCATCGCACAAAAAACGGAAAAAATTTATGGAACTAAATATGATCCCGAAACAGAAATTACTGTTACCGCGGGCGCAACACAGGCAATTTATACAGCGATAGCGGCTATTATACGGGAGGATGATGAAGTAATTATTTTTGAGCCGGCTTACGATTGTTATCAACCGGCCATTGAAGTGGCGGGAGGCAAAACGGTTTATTTACAGCTAAAAGCACCCGACTACAGCATTGATTGGAATGAATTGCAGAAAGTTTTCAATCATCGCACACGAATGATAATTATTAATACCCCTCATAATCCCACAGGCAGTGTTTTAAGTGTTGACGACATGAAGCAACTCGAAAAAATTGTGAAGGGATCGGACACAGTTATAATCAGCGATGAAGTTTACGAACACATTCTTTTTGACGGACAACTGCATCAAAGCGCCGCACGCTTCCCTCACCTGGCTGAGCGCAGCTTTATTATTTCGTCTTTCGGAAAAACATTTCATGTAACCGGGTGGAAAGTGGGCTACTGTGTTGCACCTAAAAATCTGATGGCTGAGTTTCGCAAAGTGCACCAGTTCCTTGTGTTTACTGTTAACACGCCGGTTCAATATGCTTTAGCGGAATTTTTGAAGAAAAAAGAGAACTATTCCGAACTTGGAAATTTTTATCAAAAAAAACGTGATCAGTTCATTGACATGATAAAAGGTTCACGTTTTAAATTCAAGCCTGCTATTGGCACTTATTTCCAATTACTCGATTATAGTGACATCACAAAGGAACAAGATACAGAATATGCAATTCGTCTGATCAAAGAATCGGGCATCGCCTCAATACCTATTTCTGTATTTTATCATAAACCCGTAGATAATAAAATGCTTCGTTTTTGTTTCGCCAAAAAAGATGAAACATTGGAAAAAGCTGCAATAATTTTAAATAAAATTTAA
- a CDS encoding peptidylprolyl isomerase yields MIIELNKVVSVNYNLTSKKAGQTEEVFVEKTNTANPFVFMFGVGGLIEGFENSLRGKKVGDKFDFHIAPADGYGEHNLENIVNIPISAFHDDKGKVDHEMVKVGKTLPMTDNQGNRMSGTVHEVTGEHVRMDFNHPLAGQELHFVGEVLAIRNATAEEVAHGHAHGPDGHHHH; encoded by the coding sequence ATGATCATTGAACTAAATAAAGTGGTAAGTGTGAATTACAATCTCACTTCCAAAAAAGCCGGGCAAACCGAAGAAGTTTTCGTTGAAAAAACAAATACTGCAAACCCTTTTGTATTTATGTTCGGCGTTGGTGGATTAATTGAAGGATTTGAAAATAGCCTTAGGGGTAAAAAGGTGGGTGACAAGTTTGATTTTCATATTGCCCCTGCCGATGGATATGGCGAACATAATTTAGAGAACATTGTTAATATTCCAATAAGCGCATTTCATGACGATAAAGGCAAGGTGGACCATGAAATGGTAAAAGTTGGTAAAACATTACCAATGACTGATAACCAGGGAAACCGCATGAGCGGAACCGTACACGAGGTAACGGGAGAGCACGTTCGCATGGATTTTAATCATCCATTAGCCGGACAGGAGCTTCATTTTGTTGGAGAAGTATTGGCTATCCGCAATGCCACAGCCGAAGAAGTAGCACATGGCCACGCACATGGACCGGATGGACACCATCATCATTAA
- a CDS encoding GNAT family N-acetyltransferase — protein MTNRFQIVSASHGGDFFRIIQCVKQLMLDDIAMKPEQFLVAKVGTKVIGFGRIKVYPDTLELCSLGVLSEYRGRGIGKELVNELIKKANRQTVFLVCIIPDFFKCFGFEATDIYPDSLKPKINYCIGTLGGCDDGQEYVVMKRNAS, from the coding sequence ATGACAAATCGTTTTCAAATAGTATCCGCATCACATGGTGGAGATTTCTTTCGGATCATACAATGTGTTAAACAGCTAATGCTTGATGATATAGCTATGAAACCTGAACAGTTTCTTGTAGCAAAAGTTGGCACAAAGGTTATTGGATTTGGAAGGATAAAAGTTTATCCTGATACTTTGGAACTTTGTTCATTAGGTGTTTTATCTGAATACAGGGGCAGGGGAATTGGGAAGGAGCTCGTAAACGAACTTATTAAAAAAGCGAACCGGCAAACCGTATTTCTTGTATGTATTATTCCCGATTTTTTTAAATGTTTTGGCTTTGAAGCCACAGATATTTATCCGGATTCGCTTAAGCCAAAGATCAATTATTGTATCGGTACGCTGGGAGGATGTGATGACGGACAGGAATATGTAGTGATGAAAAGAAATGCTTCTTAA